From a single Solanum dulcamara chromosome 4, daSolDulc1.2, whole genome shotgun sequence genomic region:
- the LOC129886964 gene encoding mediator of RNA polymerase II transcription subunit 27-like — protein MQQPTLPTHTAAVPGASAAESNEASGDAPPKQVAMALERLGQASRLIADIRIGGDRLLEALFVAAQRPHSSEPLHLILKEEASMRQHLRDLRSVGRQLEDSGVLNDSLRLRSNSWGLHMPLICPDGAVVAYAWKRQLAGQAGASAVDRTRLALKAFNDQKRRFFPHLDTNCGKEGVTKKLCGPPSSDQEETCELKTVSEVLTHLKKEVPNVITFSYQRLDWLMRATSLPSSTSENSIEISKENTFQSTRTLRQGSSDDVVPDKVAIIELLIPSVFRAIVSVSPAGSLDPDAVAFFSPDEGGSYVHARGFSVHHAFRHITEHAAMALQHFTGVGPKTALLSLLFWVCSYQTLFSKVCSKCSRLLSMDKESAVLLPPVNHPYRKFCAGNFLSKSASKEDQSVDSTQGFHIDCFSEEA, from the coding sequence ATGCAGCAACCAACACTACCAACTCACACGGCGGCGGTACCAGGAGCTTCAGCCGCAGAGTCCAACGAGGCGAGTGGAGATGCGCCGCCGAAGCAGGTGGCAATGGCACTGGAGCGGCTGGGGCAGGCGAGTCGACTCATAGCTGATATTAGAATCGGCGGAGATCGGCTCCTGGAAGCCCTATTTGTGGCGGCTCAGCGACCACACTCTTCTGAACCTTTGCATCTTATCCTCAAAGAAGAAGCTTCCATGAGACAACACCTTCGAGACCTTCGTTCTGTTGGAAGGCAGTTAGAAGATTCTGGTGTTCTCAATGATTCCCTTCGATTACGAAGTAATTCATGGGGCCTCCACATGCCCTTGATTTGTCCTGACGGTGCTGTTGTTGCATATGCATGGAAGAGACAACTTGCTGGTCAGGCTGGTGCATCTGCAGTTGATAGGACCAGGTTAGCTCTCAAGGCCTTTAATGATCAGAAAAGACGATTTTTCCCCCACCTTGATACCAATTGTGGTAAGGAGGGTGTGACAAAGAAACTTTGTGGTCCTCCATCAAGTGATCAAGAAGAAACTTGTGAACTGAAAACAGTGTCTGAAGTTTTGACTCATCTGAAAAAGGAGGTTCCAAATGTAATAACTTTCTCTTACCAGCGTTTGGATTGGTTGATGCGAGCTACCTCATTGCCCTCTTCGACCAGTGAAAATTCTATTGAAATATCGAAAGAGAATACTTTCCAAAGCACGAGAACATTAAGACAAGGATCATCTGATGATGTTGTTCCAGACAAGGTTGCCATAATCGAATTGTTGATTCCTTCTGTTTTTAGAGCCATAGTATCAGTTTCCCCTGCTGGTTCCTTGGATCCTGATGCTGTAGCATTCTTCTCACCAGATGAGGGTGGTAGCTATGTACATGCGAGGGGATTTTCAGTTCATCATGCATTTAGGCACATCACAGAGCATGCTGCTATGGCTTTACAGCATTTTACAGGTGTCGGTCCCAAGACAGCCTTGCTTTCTTTGCTGTTCTGGGTTTGCAGCTACCAGACTTTGTTCTCGAAAGTTTGCAGCAAGTGCAGCCGTCTACTATCAATGGACAAAGAATCTGCTGTGCTATTGCCTCCGGTTAATCACCCTTACCGAAAATTTTGTGCTGGAAACTTCTTGTCAAAGTCTGCCTCAAAAGAGGACCAAAGTGTGGATTCTACACAGGGCTTTCATATCGATTGCTTTTCTGAGGAAGCATAG
- the LOC129886965 gene encoding mediator of RNA polymerase II transcription subunit 27-like, which translates to MQQPTLPTHTAAVPGASAAESNEASGDAPPKQVAMALERLGQASRLIADIRIGGDRLLEALFVAAQRPHSSEPLHLILKEEASMRQHLQDLRSVGRQLEDSGVLNDSLRLRSNSWGLHMPLICPDGAVVAYAWKRQLAGQAGASAVDRTRLALKAFNDQKRRFFPHLDTNCGKEGVTKKLCGPPSSDQEETCELKTVSEVLTHLKKEVPNVITFSYQRLDWLMRATSLPSSTSENSIEISKENTFQSTRTLRQGSSDDVVPDKVAIIELLIPSVFRAIVSVSPAGSLDPDAVAFFSPDEGGSYVHARGFSVHHAFRHITEHAAMALQHFTGVGPKTALLSLLFWVCSYQTLFSKVCSKCSRLLSMDKESAVLLPPVNHPYRKFCAGNFLSKSASKEDQSVDSTQGFHIDCFSEEA; encoded by the coding sequence ATGCAGCAACCAACACTACCAACTCACACGGCGGCGGTACCAGGAGCTTCAGCCGCAGAGTCCAACGAGGCGAGTGGAGATGCGCCGCCGAAGCAGGTGGCAATGGCACTGGAGCGGCTGGGGCAGGCGAGTCGACTCATAGCTGATATTAGAATCGGCGGAGATCGGCTCCTGGAAGCCCTATTTGTGGCGGCTCAGCGACCACACTCTTCTGAACCTTTGCATCTTATCCTCAAAGAAGAAGCTTCCATGAGACAACACCTTCAAGACCTTCGTTCTGTTGGAAGGCAGTTAGAAGATTCTGGTGTTCTCAATGATTCCCTTCGATTACGAAGTAATTCATGGGGCCTCCACATGCCCTTGATTTGTCCTGACGGTGCTGTTGTTGCATATGCATGGAAGAGACAACTTGCTGGTCAGGCTGGTGCATCTGCAGTTGATAGGACCAGGTTAGCTCTCAAGGCCTTTAATGATCAGAAAAGACGATTTTTCCCCCACCTTGATACCAATTGTGGTAAGGAGGGTGTGACAAAGAAACTTTGTGGTCCTCCATCAAGTGATCAAGAAGAAACTTGTGAACTGAAAACAGTGTCTGAAGTTTTGACTCATCTGAAAAAGGAGGTTCCAAATGTAATAACTTTCTCTTACCAGCGTTTGGATTGGTTGATGCGAGCTACCTCATTGCCCTCTTCGACCAGTGAAAATTCTATTGAAATATCGAAAGAGAATACTTTCCAAAGCACGAGAACATTAAGACAAGGATCATCTGATGATGTTGTTCCAGACAAGGTTGCCATAATCGAATTGTTGATTCCTTCTGTTTTTAGAGCCATAGTATCAGTTTCCCCTGCTGGTTCCTTGGATCCTGATGCTGTAGCATTCTTCTCACCAGATGAGGGTGGTAGCTATGTACATGCGAGGGGATTTTCAGTTCATCATGCATTTAGGCACATCACAGAGCATGCTGCTATGGCTTTACAGCATTTTACAGGTGTCGGTCCCAAGACAGCCTTGCTTTCTTTGCTGTTCTGGGTTTGCAGCTACCAGACTTTGTTCTCGAAAGTTTGCAGCAAGTGCAGCCGTCTACTATCAATGGACAAAGAATCTGCTGTGCTATTGCCTCCGGTTAATCACCCTTACCGAAAATTTTGTGCTGGAAACTTCTTGTCAAAGTCTGCCTCAAAAGAGGACCAAAGTGTGGATTCTACACAGGGCTTTCATATCGATTGCTTTTCTGAGGAAGCATAG